A DNA window from Actinokineospora baliensis contains the following coding sequences:
- a CDS encoding IucA/IucC family protein yields the protein MLGELSYEGLLRPEPDGPGWWLLRLGEVGYRFQARRGAFESWAVRPGSATRDGEPVDDPRTLVVDARAELGLTGLRLADVLAELTATVTNEAARLGHAPTAAELSTLDYDEADGHLTGHPRLVLNKGRVGFSAHDRAKYAPESGAGFALPWLAVHRDHATFACVGTLTEEKLLTAELGADKLASFRAKLANPADYVLMPVHPWQLDEVIGTLYAKELATGAVVAVGESTDRYRPHQTVRTLANASHPSRLDVKTAVSVRNTLVYRGLAAAATLAAPEVTTWLRGVHEGDELLRDRYRFDLLGEVASVSVRHPLFGAVDELPYRFHETLGALWREPIRTRLADGERAISFAALPYRGADGVSVIAHLITGSGLSTEDWVRGLLDILLTPLLHWLLAHGVGFCPHGQNLILVVGERGAPKHVAIKDFAQGVDLLDEPLPGYDRLGQAARADMLRWPAHLLAQSLFSSVFAGQLRFLAEILDEELGFARPRLWALVREIVSAYRDGHSETAARFDACRLFAPDVERVCLNREHLAGQGFDKVDRDDEFDVRFGRALNPLAAPDPDGAW from the coding sequence ATGCTGGGGGAGTTGAGCTACGAGGGCCTGCTGCGGCCCGAACCGGACGGCCCCGGTTGGTGGCTGCTGCGCCTGGGCGAGGTCGGCTACCGGTTCCAGGCGCGCCGGGGCGCGTTCGAGTCGTGGGCGGTGCGCCCCGGCAGCGCCACCCGCGACGGCGAACCGGTCGACGACCCGCGCACCCTCGTCGTCGACGCCCGCGCTGAGCTGGGCCTGACCGGGCTGCGGCTGGCCGACGTGCTCGCCGAGCTGACCGCCACCGTCACCAACGAGGCCGCCCGCCTCGGCCACGCGCCCACCGCAGCCGAACTGTCCACCTTGGACTACGACGAGGCCGACGGGCACCTCACCGGCCACCCCAGGCTGGTGCTCAACAAGGGGCGGGTCGGGTTCTCCGCGCACGACAGGGCCAAGTACGCCCCCGAGTCCGGCGCCGGGTTCGCGCTGCCCTGGCTGGCCGTGCACCGCGACCACGCCACCTTCGCCTGCGTCGGCACGCTCACCGAGGAGAAGCTGCTCACCGCCGAGCTCGGCGCCGACAAACTCGCCTCCTTCCGCGCCAAGCTGGCCAACCCCGCCGACTACGTCCTGATGCCGGTCCACCCCTGGCAGCTCGACGAGGTCATCGGCACCCTCTACGCCAAGGAACTGGCCACCGGGGCCGTCGTCGCGGTCGGCGAGAGCACCGACCGCTACCGCCCGCACCAGACCGTCCGCACGCTGGCCAACGCGTCGCACCCCAGCAGGCTCGACGTCAAGACCGCGGTGTCAGTGCGCAACACCCTGGTGTACCGGGGTTTGGCGGCCGCGGCGACGCTGGCCGCCCCCGAGGTGACGACCTGGCTGCGCGGGGTGCACGAGGGCGACGAGCTGCTGCGCGACCGCTACCGGTTCGACCTGCTCGGCGAGGTCGCCAGCGTCTCGGTGCGCCACCCGCTCTTCGGCGCGGTCGACGAGCTGCCCTACCGGTTCCACGAGACCCTCGGCGCGCTGTGGCGGGAGCCGATCCGCACCCGGCTCGCCGACGGGGAGCGGGCGATCTCCTTCGCCGCCCTGCCCTACCGCGGTGCCGACGGCGTCTCGGTGATCGCGCACCTGATCACCGGGTCCGGTCTGTCCACCGAGGACTGGGTGCGCGGGCTGCTCGACATCCTGCTCACCCCGCTGCTGCACTGGCTGCTCGCCCACGGCGTCGGCTTCTGCCCGCACGGGCAGAACCTGATCCTGGTCGTCGGCGAGCGGGGCGCACCCAAGCACGTGGCCATCAAGGACTTCGCCCAGGGCGTCGACCTGCTCGACGAGCCGCTGCCCGGCTACGACCGGCTCGGGCAGGCCGCCCGTGCCGACATGCTGCGCTGGCCCGCGCACCTGCTGGCCCAGTCCCTGTTCAGCTCGGTGTTCGCCGGTCAGCTGCGCTTCCTCGCCGAGATCCTGGACGAGGAGCTCGGCTTCGCCAGGCCGCGGCTGTGGGCGCTGGTGCGGGAGATCGTCTCCGCCTACCGCGACGGGCACTCGGAGACCGCGGCGCGCTTCGACGCCTGCCGGTTGTTCGCCCCGGACGTGGAGCGGGTCTGCCTCAACCGCGAGCACCTCGCCGGGCAGGGCTTCGACAAGGTCGACCGCGACGACGAGTTCGACGTGCGGTTCGGCCGCGCGCTCAACCCGCTGGCCGCCCCCGACCCGGACGGTGCCTGGTGA